CCTCCCTGGCGAGAGCCTAAAACGAGGCATTCAAATACAAGCATACACATGACGAGAGGAGCAATATTTAATGAAGCGATTTAACACCCTACTTGCCGTATTTCTGATCATTACCCTGTTCTCCGCGCCTTTCACGGCGTCGGCGGCAACCCTGCCACTTCGGGTCGTAGTCGACGGCAAGAAGGTATATTTCCCCGACGCCCAGCCGTTCATCGATGCCCAACAGCGCGTTCAGCTGCCTGTCCGGTTCGTCACCGAAGCGCTAGGCGCGAAGGTGCTGTGGGACGGCCCAGCGAAAAAGGCGACGATTATCCTGAACGGCAAGACGATGGTCGTCTATATCGGCAAAACCAGCTATACGGTGGACGGAAAAACGAAGCAGATGGACACCGCCGCTCTGTTCAAGGAGTCCAGAACATTTGTGCCGCTGCGCTTTTTGTATGAAGGTCTCTGCGTGAACGTGAACTGGGACGATTCCGTGAAGACGGTATATATCACCACTGGCGGAAGCGGCGGAACTACAACTGCGCCTTCCACGGGAACAAAGACGGCAGACGTTTACGGATTCAAGGTCAATTATGTCGAGATGGGGCCGAACCTTGAACCGGCTTATGTCAGCGCATCAAGGATGACCGTATACAAGAATGATGAACCGGAGCCCGGCAAGGTTCTCTTCCAGCTTACCATCGTGTTCAGTGATGCCGGTTCAGATCCTGTACAAGGGGCGAAGGAAGCGGAATCTATTTTACGCCAGAAAATTGAAGACAACGTAGTTGATTCGATAATGAAATATGCAAGAACGAAAACGAAAATTAGCGATATTCTGCCTCTTAAGGAGTTTACTTCGAAAAATTATAATTTTATGGTCCTCTCTAGTGAATATGACGATATAGCTATTATGGTTATACCAAAATAATGACACAGACAAAGGGAATGAAAACGATAGTGAGAAGAAAGCTGATCAACTGTTCGCTGCGGTTCGCACTGCCGGCAGTGGCGGCGGGGATGCTGCTGTCGGGTCTGTTCCTTTCGGTAAATGCGGAGGACGGCAGTGCTCCGGACGATTTTCCGCAAACGCCGGCCGAAGCCCGGGAATACATCAACAGAGACATGAGCGAGCTCTACAATAAGCCGAATTATTATCCGCCGGAAACGGGCAAGGGCAAGCTGCGGGAGGATCTGCTGCAGAAGCGGATTGACAGCAGGGAATATACATTTGAAATGGTGTATGGGGCGAGTCATGGAGAGCCGCTGGTTCACAAAGGCAATATGTATCCTTATTCCGGCTATAATCTCAACGGCGATTCTGTATCGGCCGAAGGGGTCCCCTGGTATGCGGGATGGAGCGGCACTAAAATCCAGGACTTTGACATGGTTAAGAAACCTTGGGGCGACCCCAGCGTCATTCGAGCTTATAATCCCAAAAGAAGCAATTTCAATGCCTATTCCGATCCCTCGAACAAATACCTCGCCAGCTCGGGAGGCACTTTTGAACAGGCGATCATTACCGGCCTGAATTTGGAATACGGAGGCAAAACTTACAGCGAGTTCATCTATAACAACATGAACAGCCAGTATAAAGACCGCGTCGTCTATGATTTCAACGCTACGCCGACAAAAGGCGGAAGCTGGGTGGACTATGTGCAGATCATCCAGCCGCCCACCTTCCTCTCCTGGGGCTCCGGGCGGATTTATATCGACAATCCGGGAGGCAACATCACATACCTGGGCATTCCGATCGCGCCGTTCATGCTGCAAGTGGACGACCTGTCCACGGCATTCGAGAACTTTCCTTCCGGCGCGGTCGCAGGAGATTCCGTTACGGTCGGCGTCCGGGTGAACTCCACCTTTGACGGGGAGCGGACGACCGATTTCGCCTGGCAGATCAAGGACAGCAGCGGCAAAACGGTGCCCGCCAACTACAAGGGGCATGCTGAGACGGCTTCGGGCGACCTTACGATCCCGGGCAACAACGAGCGCATGCTGTACGCGTCCTTTATTATGCCGGAGGGCAACGTCAGCGTGAAATTGACCGTGAACACGAAAAAATTCCCCGAAGAGGACATTTACACGAACAACACGGTGAGCCTGACACTGAAAGAGGTTCAGCCGATGCCTGCCGCCAAGGGCGAATACGATCTCGACTACAATGTGCTGTCTAGAAAAATCAGCTTTCCCCTGGCGAAGGAGGCGGCGATCCAGGCTAATCTGATTCTACCGGGCAGCTCACGCTGGAACGGCAATGCGACCGGAGCGCTCGATGTGGATAACGACTCCCCGAATCTGCTGCGAAGCTTCACGGTGCTGAACAATCCGCCGGTCAATGAGGCGGGTTCGACCATTACGCGCAAGCCGACCATCAAGGCCAAGCTCCTGCGTACCGATTTTGGCGACAATCCGCTGGGCGGCGGCTGGCTGAACCTGAGCAACGCCTATATGCCGCGGACGAAGTTGGGTGCCGTCAGCTACAGCGGCGAGGTCAGCAGGGACTATATCCGGACCTACCGGACATGCAAAACGGTAACCGACTCCAACGGTAACCGGGATAGGGAATGCGAGACCCATGAAGAGAACGGCACGACCACGGCTCCGTTCTCTCCGGGTAAGGACACCATTACGGTTAACGCGTTCGTCTACAACGGACGGAAAGACGTGCCCGCTAAGGAATTTGAGGACAGGATCGAAAACAATACGAAGGATGATCTAAGCAAGAAGCTGCTGTGGACCAGTGAGCCGTACAAGATCAAGACGATCCGCTGGATGGCCCATGAGGACGAGAGCGGCAGTCTGTTAGACTGGACCGACGTGAACGGCCAGTACGAGCGCGAGTTCACACAGCAGGCCTCGGGCAAGCTGGTCTGGAAGAGCGAGCAGACGATGGCGAATGCCTACAGCCAGGGCAGAGAGGCCGCAAGACGGATGACCAACAACAAATCCGATTACGACAAGGCCGTGTTCGCCACTGACCGCGAGCTTCAGGGGTATGACTATCCGATCAAGTCGGGCTATTATTTCAATCCGGCCGGGGTCTATACCTTTACGCTGGAGACGGTGACGTTCAAGCCTACCGACGACGATACGAAGGATCACAAGGATCTGGTGGACGCGGTGATAGATTCGTTCCGGTACGAGAGCAACCTGGTCTATATTAACAACAACAAGGAATCGGTTAATCTCCTGAACGAGCCGCTTGGACGGTCGGGGAATACAATTGTCCCCAAACCGGCAGCCCTAAGCGTGAAGAACTCCAAGGGCGTGAATGCCCTGCCGCTTATAGCTGTGGAAGACCGGTCGACGGACAGCTCTCGCTACACGAAAGAAGTGGAGGAAATCTACCACTCGCAGAACCGGAATAATATAGACGAAACGCACGCTTTCTGGAAAAATATCCTGGAAGGGTACTCGCAGTCCAGCACCAAGGGCAGCTTCGACAGCTTCAAGTACCGGGAGTTTGTCAAGGACGGTCAGCATATGTATAAAATTACGGAGACCACGACCGTCAGCATCATCGTAAATCCGAACAACACGCCGCTGTACACCGATGCCCGCATGGCGGACGGCAATTACTATGTCAAAGCCTGGCTCACCGATGTGGAGCTGTCTTCAAGCTCCAACGCCTACCGTAAACTCGGCAAGCTGGTCGGCGTGAAGCCGCTGGATGAAATCCGGGTAACGGTAAAGGGCTCGATGTATGACGATTTGAACAACTGATGCCTTCTCGGTCTTGGACAGTCTGGACACGGCCGCTTCGGCGTTGGCTGCTCCTGAAGCTGTACCGGGGCCGGATTACCGATCGACCGTATGACGTCCATGTTACACCGGAGAAAGTCCATAATTCCGTTCCGTATTTGTCGAGTCAGGATCGCCTATTGGCTTTGAGGTGGAAGCGGCAGCGCTGGGTTCGGGTTATTTGACGACGCCTAGTTGCCGAGGTTTACAGAAGCGAAAGATTTTTGTCATGATTGCTCACCAAAGATTTCATCCCAAGGTTTGTTTCCCAAATGAAAGTTTACCTGCAAGGACGTGTCACTGCATGATCCCATCGGGACCGATAAAGAGGGCAACGAAATCACCCTGATCGATATCCTCGGTTCGGAAACGGACGATGTCATTAAAGAGGTGGATCTCAAGATTGAGAAGAGCAAGATCTACCGCAATCTCGATATCCTGGATGATCGGGAAAAAGAGGTGGTGGTCGGCCGATTCGGCCTCGACACTGGTGGCGAGGAGCGGACACAGCGGGAGATCGCCAAGGAATTGGGCATCTCGCGCAGCTATGTATCTCGGATTGAGAAGCGGGCGCTGATGAAGCTGTATCATGAGTTTTATAAGGCGAAGCGATAACTCATACAAGAAGCAACTTGTCTAATGACAGGCTGCTTCTTTATTTGATCATTGATTTCCTGGCGTTTTCCGGTTGTGTTTTTCATGAATTGTTATTAATGACGCCGTACTTTCCGTGCCAGCCAGTTTCCGAAGGATTGAATGCCCTGAACAAAAATAATTAAAACAATTACCGTAAAGATCATAATCACGGTGTAGAAGCGTTGATAGCCGTATGAGATCGCCAAGTCTCCAATGCCTCCTCCTCCGACCGTCCCGGCCATGGCCGTAGCGCCGATCAGCCCGATTGTAGCCGTCGTCAGCGACAAAATTAACGAACCAAACGCCTCCGGCAGCAGGAAATGCCATATAACCTGAAACGGTGTAGCGCCCATCGCTTCGGCCGCTTCCAATATTCCGGGATTGACTTCGAGCAGCGAATTCTCAACTAATCGTCCGATATAAGGAGCAATGAAAATGATCAATGGGACGATCGCTGCATTTGTTCCGATGGAAGTGTGTACCAAGAAGCGCGTAAACGGTATAATGGCGACCAGTAAAATAATAAACGGCAGAGAGCGGATGGTGTTAATCACCGGATTTAATAGGGAATAGACCGCTTTGTTATCCAGTACGCCGCCGGACCGGGTCACGACCAGTAATATCCCGAGCGGAATTCCGATCAGGGAACCGATCAGCAGGGAAGCGCCTACCATATAAATCGTTTCATATATCGCCTGTAAAAACTGGTCCAGTGTAATCGTTGTAGATATCATAACTCTTCCGATGCCTCCTTCACTGTAACACCGCATTCTTCCAGATAAGAAATCGCCTTATCAATTGCTGACGATTCTCCATTTAACTGAATAATCATACTGCCGAGTGTCGTTCCCTGAATTTCCGACATATTGGCGGATAAAATATTCACATCCACCGGATATTGGCGAATCAAACCATTCAGAATGGGCTGTGAGGCGGCGTGTCCGATAAACTCCAGCTTGAACAGCTGCCGGCCCTCTGCTTCCTGAAGCGTCTCTTTGACACTGTCCGGAACCCTGTTATGAAGGACTGTCCGCACAAAATTGCGTGTTGTCGGGTGTTGGGGATTTCCGAACACTTCCAGCACGGTCCCCTGCTCAATGATCTCGCCTTTCTCCATGACTGCTACACGATTGCAAACCTCCTGGATGACGGCCATTTCGTGCGTAATAATTCGAGGCCAATGCCCGCGCAATGCCGACGCGCTGCTTCTGTCCACCCGACAATTCATTTGGATAGCTGCCGGCTTTATCGCTAAGGCCCACGAAATCAAGCAGTTCGGATACCCGCTGCTGAATTTCTTGCTTGGACTTTTTCAGTAATACTAGCTGTATTGCAACATTATCGAAGACGGTTTTGGACTCAAGCAAATTGAAAAGTTGAAAGATCATGCCGATTTGCTTCTTGACCGCCCGCAATTGATTGATGTTAAGCTCGTCCAGAGACTGGCCGTCAATAATCACCCGGCCTTTCGTAGGCTTTTCCAAATAATTGACCATGCGGATCAGGGTGCTTTTCCCTGCTCCGCTGTATCCGATTACGCCGAAGATGTCGCTTTTCTCCACCTTTAAGCGGACCCCTTTTAGCGCATCAATGCTAATTCCTTTTCGCTGAAAGGTTTTATACATATCTCTCAACTCGATCATAGCTTGTTATTCCTCTCGTTTTCTGTCCTCGAAATGTGTCTTAGGTTCAAAGAAGTTT
This region of Paenibacillus sp. URB8-2 genomic DNA includes:
- a CDS encoding copper amine oxidase N-terminal domain-containing protein, which translates into the protein MKRFNTLLAVFLIITLFSAPFTASAATLPLRVVVDGKKVYFPDAQPFIDAQQRVQLPVRFVTEALGAKVLWDGPAKKATIILNGKTMVVYIGKTSYTVDGKTKQMDTAALFKESRTFVPLRFLYEGLCVNVNWDDSVKTVYITTGGSGGTTTAPSTGTKTADVYGFKVNYVEMGPNLEPAYVSASRMTVYKNDEPEPGKVLFQLTIVFSDAGSDPVQGAKEAESILRQKIEDNVVDSIMKYARTKTKISDILPLKEFTSKNYNFMVLSSEYDDIAIMVIPK
- a CDS encoding methionine ABC transporter permease produces the protein MISTTITLDQFLQAIYETIYMVGASLLIGSLIGIPLGILLVVTRSGGVLDNKAVYSLLNPVINTIRSLPFIILLVAIIPFTRFLVHTSIGTNAAIVPLIIFIAPYIGRLVENSLLEVNPGILEAAEAMGATPFQVIWHFLLPEAFGSLILSLTTATIGLIGATAMAGTVGGGGIGDLAISYGYQRFYTVIMIFTVIVLIIFVQGIQSFGNWLARKVRRH